The genomic region GTGCCCAGCGCGCACGTCATCGACGGCCGGGTCGAGCACTGTGTGCTGGCCGAGCTGCTGACCGACGAAGGATCCGGAACGAAGGTGATTCCCGCATGACGCTTCTCGACCGGTGGCAGGCCGTGATGATGAACAACTACGGCACCCCGCCGCTGGCGCTGGCCAGCGGGGACGGCGCCGTCGTCACCGACACCGACGGCAAGTCCTACATCGACCTGCTGGGCGGGATCGCGGTCAACATCCTCGGCCACCGTCACCCCGGTGTCATCGAGGCGGTGACCCGCCAGCTCAACACCCTGGGCCACACGTCGAACCTGTACGCCACCGAACCCGGTGTCGCGCTGGCCGAGGCGCTGGTCGGGCTGCTCGGTGCGCCGGCGAAGGTGTTCTTCTGCAACTCCGGCACCGAGGCCAACGAGGTCGCGTTCAAGATCACGCGGCTGACCGGGCGCACGAAGATCGTTGCCGCCGAAGGCGCTTTCCACGGCCGCACGATGGGTTCCCTGGCGCTGACCGGTCAGCCCGCCAAGCAGGCGCCGTTCGAACCGCTGCCCGGCTACGTCACCCACGTGCCCTACGGCGACGCCGACGCCCTGGCCGCCGCGGTCGATGCCAACACCGCCGCGGTGTTCCTCGAGCCGATCATGGGGGAGGGCGGTGTCGTGGTGCCGCCCGCCGGCTACCTGGTGGCGGCCCGCGAGATCACCGCCGAGCACGGCGCGCTGCTGGCCCTCGACGAGGTGCAGACCGGAATGGGCCGCACCGGAACGTTTTTCGCCCACCAGCGGGACGGCATCACCCCCGACATCGTCACCATGGCCAAGGGCCTGGGCGGCGGGCTGCCGATCGGCGCCTGCCTGGCCGTCGGCGCCACCGCGGACCTGATGACCCCTGGCCTGCACGGCAGCACGTTCGGCGGCAACCCGATCTGCACGGCCGCCGCGCTGGCGGTGCTGCAGGCCGTCGCCGACGGGGACCTGGTGCACCACGCCGACGTGCTGGGCAAGACCCTGGCCACCGGCATCGAGGAGCTCGGCCACCCGCTGGTCGACCACGTCCGCGGCCGCGGCCTGCTGATCGGTGTGGTGCTGACCGACGAGAAGGCAAAATCCGTTGAGGCGGCGGCCCGCGACGCCGGGTTCCTGGTCAACGCCGCCGCGGCGAACGTGGTGCGGCTGGCGCCGCCGCTGGTCATCACCGAGGCCCAGATCGACTCGTTCGTCCACGCTCTGCCCGACATCCTCGACAAGGGGGCCGCCTCATGATCCGCCACTTCCTGCGCGACGACGACCTCAGCCCGGAGGAGCAGGCCGAGGTGCTGGCGATGGCCGCGGAGATCAAGCGCGCGCCGTTCAGCCGCCGGCCGCTCGAAGGACCGCAGGGCGTCGCGGTGATCTTCGACAAGAACTCCACCAGGACCCGGTTCTCGTTCGAGATCGGCATCGCCCACCTCGGCGGGCACGCCGTCGTCGTCGACGGGCGCAGTACGCAGCTGGGCCGCGAGGAGACGCTCGAGGACACCGGCCGGGTGCTGTCGCGCTACGTGCGCGCGATCGTGTGGCGCACCTTCGCCCAGGAGCGGCTCACCGCGATGGCCTCCGGTGCGACGGTGCCGATCGTCAACGCGCTGTCCGACGAGTTCCACCCCTGCCAGGTGCTGGCCGATCTGCAGACCCTGGCCGAACGCAAGGGCAGGCTGGCCGGGCTGCGGATGTCGTACTTCGGCGACGGCGCCAACAACATGGCGCACTCGCTGATGCTCGGCGGGGTGACCGCCGGGGTGCACGTGACGATCGCCGCGCCGACCGGATTCGAACCGCACCCCGATTTCGTTGCCGCCGCGCAGAAACGGGCCGCCGAGACCGGTGCCACCGTCACCCTCACCGGGGACCCGAAAGCGGCCGCCGACGGTGCCGACGTGCTCGTCACCGACACCTGGACGTCGATGGGCCAGGAGAACGACGGGCTGGACCGGGTGCGGCCGTTCAAACCGTTCCAGGTCAACGCCGACCTGCTGGCGCTGGCCGATCCGGAGGCGGTCGTGCTGCACTGCCTGCCCGCGCACCGCGGCCACGAGATCACCGACGAGGTCATCGACGGTCCGCAGAGCGTGGTGTGGGACGAGGCCGAGAACCGGCTGCACGCCCAGAAGGCGCTGCTGGTCTGGTTGTTGGAGCACTCGTGACCTCAGCGTCGACCCGCGCTGGACGACAGGCCCGCATCGTGCAGATCCTGTCGTCGCAGTCGGTGCACAGCCAGTCCGAGTTGGCCGCCATGCTGGCCGACGAGGGCATCGAGGTCACCCAGGCGACGCTGTCGCGGGACCTCGAGGAGCTCGGCGCGGTCAAGCTGCGCGGGGCCGACGGCGGTGTCGGCGTCTACGTCGTCCCTGAGGACGGCAGCCCGGTGCGCGCGGTTTCCGGTGGCACCGAACGGATGTCGCGCCTCATGGCCGAGCTGCTGGTGTCCACCGACGCCAGCGGTAACCTGGCCATCCTGCGCACCCCGCCCGGGGCGGCGCACTACCTCGCCAGCGCGATCGACCGCGCGGCCCTGCCCTACGTCGTCGGCACCGTCGCCGGCGACGACACCATCCTCGTCGTCGCGCGCGAGCCGATGACCGGCGCCGAACTGGCGTCGAAACTCGAGAGCATTCGACAGAAAGAGAGCAACTGATGTCCTCCGATCGCGTCATCTTGGCCTACTCCGGCGGGCTGGACACCTCCGTGGCGATCAGCTGGATCGGTAAGGAGACCGGCCGTGAGGTGGTCGCCGTCGCGATCGACCTCGGCCAGGGCGGCGAGGACATGGAAGTGGTGCGCCAGCGCGCCCTGGACTGCGGCGCGGTCGAGGCCGTCGTCGTCGACGCCAAAGACGAGTTCGCCGAGGAGTACTGCCTGCCGGCGATCCAGAACAACGCGCTCTACATGGACCGCTACCCGCTGGTGTCGGCGCTGAGCCGGCCGCTGATCGTCAAGCACCTGGTCAAGGCGGCCCGCGAGCACGGCGGCGCCATCGTCGCGCACGGCTGCACCGGCAAGGGCAACGACCAGGTCCGCTTCGAGGTCGGATTCGCCTCACTGGCACCGGATCTGCAGGTCATCGCGCCGGTGCGGGACTACGCGTGGACGCGGGAGAAGGCGATCGCGTTCGCCGAGGAGAACAACATCCCGATCAACGTCACCAAGCGCTCGCCGTTCTCGATCGACCAGAACGTGTGGGGCCGTGCCGTGGAGACCGGCTTCCTCGAGCACCTGTGGAACGCCCCGACCAAGGACGTCTACAGCTACACCGAGGACCCGACGGTCAACTGGAACACCCCCGACGAGGTCATCATCGGCTTCGAGAAGGGTGTGCCGGTCAGCATCGACGGCCGCAAGGTCACCGTGCTGCAGGCCATCGAGGAGCTCAACCACCGCGCCGGCCAGCAGGGCGTGGGCCGGCTCGACGTCGTCGAGGACCGGCTGGTCGGCATCAAGAGCCGCGAGATCTACGAGGCGCCGGGCGCGATGGTGCTGGTCACCGCGCACACCGAGCTCGAGCACGTCACCCTCGAGCGTGAGCTCGGCCGGTTCAAGCGCCACACCGACCAGAAGTGGGGCGAGCTGGTCTACGACGGCCTGTGGTTCTCGCCGCTGAAGACCGCGCTGGAGTCGTTCGTCGCCAAGACCCAGGAGCACGTCACCGGTGAGATCCGGCTGGTGCTGCACGGCGGCCACATCGCGGTCAACGGCCGCCGCAGCCCGGAGTCGCTGTACGACTTCAACCTGGCCACCTACGACGAGGGCGACACGTTCGACCAGTCCGCCGCGCGCGGGTTCGTGCAGATCCACGGGCTGTCGTCGAGCATCTCGGCCCGCCGCGACCTCGCAGGCCAATGAGCACCAACGAGGGCTCGCTGTGGGGCGGGCGGTTCGCCGACGGCCCCTCGGATGCGCTTGCGGCGCTGAGCAAGTCGACGCACTTCGACTGGGCGCTGGCGCCGTACGACATCCGGGCGTCCAAGGCGCACGCCAAGGTGCTGCACCGGGCGGGGCTGCTGACCGATGAGCAGCGCGACGGGCTGCTGGCCGGCCTCGACGCACTGGCCTCCGACGTCGCCGACGGCACCTTCATCCCGCTGCCGACCGACGAGGACGTGCACGGGGCGCTCGAGCGCGGCCTGATCGACCGCGTCGGTCCGGACCTGGGTGGCCGGCTGCGGGCGGGCCGGTCGCGAAACGACCAGGTGGCCACGCTGTTCCGGATGTGGCTGCGCGACGCGATCCGCCGCGTCGCCGGCGGCTGCCTCGACGTCGTCGACGCGCTGGCCCAGCAGGCCGCCGCGCACCCGACGGCGATCATGCCGGGCAAGACACACCTGCAGTCCGCGCAGCCGATCCTGCTGGCGCACCACCTGCTGGCGCACGCGCATCCGCTGCTGCGCGACGTCGACCGGCTCGCCGACTTCGACCGGCGGGCGGCGGTGTCGCCGTACGGGTCCGGGGCGCTGGCCGGGTCGTCGCTGGGGCTGGACCCCGATGCGATCGCCGAGGAACTCGGGTTCGACAGCGCCGCCGACAACTCCGTCGACGCCACCGCGGCCCGTGACTTCGCCGCCGAGGCGGCGTTCGTGTTCGCGATGATCGCCGTCGACCTGTCCCGGCTGGCCGAGGACATCATCCTCTGGAGCACAACCGAATTCGGCTATGTCGAACTGCACGACGCGTGGTCGACCGGCAGCTCGATCATGCCGCAGAAGAAGAACCCGGACATCGCCGAGCTGGCGCGCGGCAAGTCCGGCCGGCTGATCGGCAACCTGACCGGGCTGCTGGCCACGCTCAAGGCGCAGCCGCTGGCCTACAACCGGGACCTGCAGGAGGACAAGGAGCCGGTCTTCGACTCGGTGGCCCAGCTCGAGCTGCTGCTGCCCGCGATGGCCGGCCTGGTCGGCACGCTGAAGTTCAACGTCGACCGGATGGCCGAACTCGCGCCGCTGGGCTACACGCTGGCCACCGACGTGGCCGAGTGGCTGGTGCGCAGGGGAGTGCCGTTCCGGGTGGCGCACGAGGCGGCCGGTGCCGCGGTACGCGCCGCGGAGGCCCGCGGGGTGGGACTGGAGGAGCTCGCCGACGCCGAACTCGCCGGCATCCACCCGGAGTTGACGCCGCAGGTGCGCGAGGTGCTCACCGTCGACGGCTCGGTGAACTCCCGCGACGCCCGCGGCGGCACCGCACCCGTGCAGGTGGCCCGCCAGTTGGGGATCGTGCGGGATACCACCGACCGGCTGCGGTTGCGGATTGCGCCCTGACAGGATTGTCGGTGCCCGCCTTTAGCATTCGCGGCGACAGTCGTGAAAGCAGGGGGGACACCGATGAATCGGTTCGTTTCGATGGTGGGGGCGCTGGCTGCGGTGGCGGTAGGGCTGGCCGGTCCGGCGCAGGCGCAGCCGGACCCGTATCTGCCCGTGCCGCCGTTCTGGTGTCCGGGCAACCCGCCCGGCGCCATTTCGGGCAGCGGCTACGGCGGCTACTGTGAGGGCAAAACCTTCCCGGACGGCACCCGACTCAACACCTGGCGGCTCGGGCCGTTCTGGCAGCCGATCCGCTGCATCATCCCCGACGGCACCCCGAATCCGCCGTTGGCGCCGCCGGGTGGCTGCGGCGGGTTGCTGGACTGAGGGCCACTGCTCGGGCCGCTACTCCTCGGCCAGTGCCAACCAGCTCTCCTCGAGCTCGTCCTTACGCGAAAGCAGTTCCTGCAGTTCGGTGTTGAGCTCGGCGAGGCGGACGTGGTCGTTGGCGGCCTCGGCCATCGTCTCGTGCAGCGCGGTGATGCGGTCCTCGAGCTTGCTGAGCTGACCCTCGATGCGGGCCATCTCCTTGCTCGCCCGGCGTTCCCGCGCCGCCGCGGACTCGCCCTTCGGTTGCGCCGACTTCTGTTGCGGCGCAGCCGAGGCCGCCGACGCCCTGGCCGCCCGGTCGGCCAGGTACTGCTCGACGCCGCCGGGCAGCAGATCGCAGCGGCCGCCGCCGGTGAGCGCGTAGGTCACGTCGGACACCCGCTCCAGGAAGTAGCGGTCGTGGGAGACCACGATCAGCGTGCCCGGCCAGCCGTCGAGGTAATCCTCGATGACGGTCAGCGTGTCGATGTCCAGATCGTTGGTCGGCTCGTCGAGCAGCAGCACGTTCGGCTCGTCGAGCAGCATCCGCAGGAACTGCAACCGGCGGCGCTCACCACCGGACAGATCAGCGATCTTGGTGGTCAGCTTGTCGCCGGTGAACCCGAAGTCGCGCAGCAGCGTGTCCGCGGTGATCTCCCGGCCGCCCGCCAGTTCGGTGACGCGACGGCGGTTCTCGACCGCGTCGAGCACCCGGTCGTTGCCGTCGAGCTCGGCCAGCGCCTGGCTCAGGTACCCGATCCGCAGCGTGGCGCCGCGCTTGATCGTGCCCGACGTCGGCGCCAGCTCACCGGCCAGCAGCCGCAGCACCGTGGTCTTGCCGGTGCCGTTGACCCCGACCAGCCCGATACGCGCACCGGGCCCGATCGACCAGTCCAGCTTGTCGAGCACGACGTTGTCGCCGGCCTCCAGCCGCACCCGGTGCAGGTCGAACACGTCCTTGCCCAGCCGGGTGGTGGCAAAGCGCTGCAGCACCAACGAATCTCGCGGCGGCGGCTCGTTGGCGATCAGCTCGTTGGCCGCCTGGATGCGGAACTTCGGCTTCGAGGTGCGCGCCGGCGGGCCGCGGCGCAGCCACGCCAGTTCCTTGCGCATCAGGTTCTGCCTGCGCGCCTCGGCGCCGGCGGCCAGCCGCATCCGCTCGGCGCGGGCCAGCACGTACGCCGCGTAGCCGCCGTCGTAGGCGTCGACGGTGCCGTCGTGCACCTCCCAGGTGCGGGTGCACACCGCGTCGAGGAACCAGCGGTCG from Mycolicibacterium phlei harbors:
- a CDS encoding argininosuccinate synthase; amino-acid sequence: MSSDRVILAYSGGLDTSVAISWIGKETGREVVAVAIDLGQGGEDMEVVRQRALDCGAVEAVVVDAKDEFAEEYCLPAIQNNALYMDRYPLVSALSRPLIVKHLVKAAREHGGAIVAHGCTGKGNDQVRFEVGFASLAPDLQVIAPVRDYAWTREKAIAFAEENNIPINVTKRSPFSIDQNVWGRAVETGFLEHLWNAPTKDVYSYTEDPTVNWNTPDEVIIGFEKGVPVSIDGRKVTVLQAIEELNHRAGQQGVGRLDVVEDRLVGIKSREIYEAPGAMVLVTAHTELEHVTLERELGRFKRHTDQKWGELVYDGLWFSPLKTALESFVAKTQEHVTGEIRLVLHGGHIAVNGRRSPESLYDFNLATYDEGDTFDQSAARGFVQIHGLSSSISARRDLAGQ
- the argF gene encoding ornithine carbamoyltransferase → MIRHFLRDDDLSPEEQAEVLAMAAEIKRAPFSRRPLEGPQGVAVIFDKNSTRTRFSFEIGIAHLGGHAVVVDGRSTQLGREETLEDTGRVLSRYVRAIVWRTFAQERLTAMASGATVPIVNALSDEFHPCQVLADLQTLAERKGRLAGLRMSYFGDGANNMAHSLMLGGVTAGVHVTIAAPTGFEPHPDFVAAAQKRAAETGATVTLTGDPKAAADGADVLVTDTWTSMGQENDGLDRVRPFKPFQVNADLLALADPEAVVLHCLPAHRGHEITDEVIDGPQSVVWDEAENRLHAQKALLVWLLEHS
- a CDS encoding acetylornithine transaminase is translated as MTLLDRWQAVMMNNYGTPPLALASGDGAVVTDTDGKSYIDLLGGIAVNILGHRHPGVIEAVTRQLNTLGHTSNLYATEPGVALAEALVGLLGAPAKVFFCNSGTEANEVAFKITRLTGRTKIVAAEGAFHGRTMGSLALTGQPAKQAPFEPLPGYVTHVPYGDADALAAAVDANTAAVFLEPIMGEGGVVVPPAGYLVAAREITAEHGALLALDEVQTGMGRTGTFFAHQRDGITPDIVTMAKGLGGGLPIGACLAVGATADLMTPGLHGSTFGGNPICTAAALAVLQAVADGDLVHHADVLGKTLATGIEELGHPLVDHVRGRGLLIGVVLTDEKAKSVEAAARDAGFLVNAAAANVVRLAPPLVITEAQIDSFVHALPDILDKGAAS
- a CDS encoding arginine repressor, which translates into the protein MTSASTRAGRQARIVQILSSQSVHSQSELAAMLADEGIEVTQATLSRDLEELGAVKLRGADGGVGVYVVPEDGSPVRAVSGGTERMSRLMAELLVSTDASGNLAILRTPPGAAHYLASAIDRAALPYVVGTVAGDDTILVVAREPMTGAELASKLESIRQKESN
- a CDS encoding ABC-F family ATP-binding cassette domain-containing protein — translated: MANLINVERATVSYGTRTLLNGVSLGVEEGDAVGVVGRNGDGKSTLLQILTRTREPDSGRVTHTSGLSVGYLHQSDDFAADATVREVIVGGRADHVWAAEPETRDVVSHLLGGVDLDRTVGALSGGERRRVALAAQLIAGHDVLVLDEPTNHLDVEVIAWLAEHLNRRRAKALVVVSHDRWFLDAVCTRTWEVHDGTVDAYDGGYAAYVLARAERMRLAAGAEARRQNLMRKELAWLRRGPPARTSKPKFRIQAANELIANEPPPRDSLVLQRFATTRLGKDVFDLHRVRLEAGDNVVLDKLDWSIGPGARIGLVGVNGTGKTTVLRLLAGELAPTSGTIKRGATLRIGYLSQALAELDGNDRVLDAVENRRRVTELAGGREITADTLLRDFGFTGDKLTTKIADLSGGERRRLQFLRMLLDEPNVLLLDEPTNDLDIDTLTVIEDYLDGWPGTLIVVSHDRYFLERVSDVTYALTGGGRCDLLPGGVEQYLADRAARASAASAAPQQKSAQPKGESAAARERRASKEMARIEGQLSKLEDRITALHETMAEAANDHVRLAELNTELQELLSRKDELEESWLALAEE
- the argH gene encoding argininosuccinate lyase, with protein sequence MSTNEGSLWGGRFADGPSDALAALSKSTHFDWALAPYDIRASKAHAKVLHRAGLLTDEQRDGLLAGLDALASDVADGTFIPLPTDEDVHGALERGLIDRVGPDLGGRLRAGRSRNDQVATLFRMWLRDAIRRVAGGCLDVVDALAQQAAAHPTAIMPGKTHLQSAQPILLAHHLLAHAHPLLRDVDRLADFDRRAAVSPYGSGALAGSSLGLDPDAIAEELGFDSAADNSVDATAARDFAAEAAFVFAMIAVDLSRLAEDIILWSTTEFGYVELHDAWSTGSSIMPQKKNPDIAELARGKSGRLIGNLTGLLATLKAQPLAYNRDLQEDKEPVFDSVAQLELLLPAMAGLVGTLKFNVDRMAELAPLGYTLATDVAEWLVRRGVPFRVAHEAAGAAVRAAEARGVGLEELADAELAGIHPELTPQVREVLTVDGSVNSRDARGGTAPVQVARQLGIVRDTTDRLRLRIAP